The Aeromicrobium sp. Leaf245 genome includes a region encoding these proteins:
- a CDS encoding DNA-3-methyladenine glycosylase, which yields MSGTDDVGARAVGLLGRELHGHDVTVRITEVEAYGGVLDPASHAYTRTERSEIMYGPPWRLYVYRSYGIHWCANVVTGPTEQAAAVLVRAGEVVHGTDVARRRRGEVADHRLARGPGNLARALGISAADLGSDLLDPSSGVHLGPERGVEIDVAQGPRVGVAKAADVPWRFWIAGDPTVSAYRRSPRAPRP from the coding sequence GTGAGCGGCACGGACGACGTCGGCGCACGGGCCGTGGGCCTGCTGGGACGTGAGCTCCACGGGCACGACGTGACGGTGCGCATCACCGAGGTCGAGGCCTACGGGGGCGTGCTGGACCCCGCGTCGCACGCCTACACCCGGACGGAGCGTTCGGAGATCATGTACGGCCCGCCCTGGCGGCTCTACGTCTACCGGTCCTACGGGATCCACTGGTGCGCGAACGTCGTGACCGGTCCGACGGAGCAGGCCGCCGCGGTGCTGGTGCGGGCCGGCGAGGTCGTCCACGGCACGGACGTGGCGAGACGGCGACGGGGCGAGGTGGCCGATCATCGGCTCGCCCGCGGACCGGGGAACCTGGCCCGGGCCCTGGGCATCAGCGCCGCGGACCTGGGCAGCGACCTGCTGGACCCGTCGTCGGGCGTGCACCTGGGGCCGGAGCGCGGCGTCGAGATCGACGTGGCGCAGGGGCCGCGCGTGGGCGTGGCGAAGGCGGCCGACGTGCCGTGGCGGTTCTGGATCGCGGGGGACCCGACGGTCTCGGCCTACCGGCGTTCCCCGCGTGCCCCGCGGCCGTGA
- a CDS encoding tripartite tricarboxylate transporter substrate binding protein, which translates to MADTGQRRPARRPRRTPDRRRRSAVFVALVLAIVTALSGCGVTRGGDDPDNRRLRMMIPNSPGGGYDLTGRAAAQVLEEDGLTGRFEITNVIGASGTVAMQRLLNERGADDLMMLMGLGVVGATYTNDSRARVSDATPIAKLVEEQEGLLVPADSPFETVDDLVEAWKADPRSVTVGGGSSPGGPDHLFPMQLAQELGIDPNDVNYIAYDGGGPLTTALLGEKIQVGTSGLGEFQGQIDDGSLRVLAVSGDDRLEGIDAPTLTESGIDLVFTNWRGMLAPPGIDDETRALLTELLTEMHGTKEWREALKRNGWIDAFATGEDFETFLTEQDERVESTLKELGLS; encoded by the coding sequence ATGGCCGACACAGGTCAGCGACGACCCGCACGTCGCCCCCGCAGGACACCGGACCGACGCCGCCGCTCGGCGGTCTTCGTGGCCCTCGTGCTCGCGATCGTCACCGCGCTCAGCGGTTGCGGCGTGACGCGCGGCGGCGACGACCCCGACAACCGGCGGCTGCGCATGATGATCCCGAACAGCCCCGGAGGTGGGTACGACCTCACGGGCCGTGCCGCGGCCCAGGTCCTCGAGGAGGACGGCCTCACCGGTCGGTTCGAGATCACCAACGTCATCGGCGCCAGCGGCACCGTCGCCATGCAGCGGCTGCTCAACGAGCGCGGTGCCGACGACCTCATGATGCTCATGGGGCTGGGCGTGGTGGGCGCGACCTACACCAACGACTCGCGTGCTCGCGTCTCCGACGCGACGCCCATCGCGAAGCTCGTCGAGGAGCAGGAGGGACTGCTCGTCCCGGCCGACTCGCCGTTCGAGACCGTCGACGACCTGGTCGAGGCGTGGAAGGCCGACCCGCGGTCCGTGACCGTCGGCGGCGGCTCGTCGCCCGGCGGTCCCGACCACCTGTTCCCGATGCAGCTGGCCCAGGAGCTGGGCATCGACCCGAACGACGTCAACTACATCGCCTACGACGGCGGTGGCCCGCTCACGACCGCCCTCCTGGGCGAGAAGATCCAGGTCGGCACGTCGGGCCTCGGCGAGTTCCAGGGTCAGATCGACGACGGCTCGCTGCGCGTGCTCGCGGTCTCCGGCGACGACCGGCTCGAGGGCATCGACGCCCCGACGCTCACCGAGTCCGGCATCGACCTGGTCTTCACCAACTGGCGCGGGATGCTCGCGCCTCCCGGGATCGACGACGAGACCCGCGCTCTCCTGACCGAGCTGCTCACCGAGATGCACGGCACGAAGGAGTGGCGCGAGGCGCTGAAGCGCAACGGATGGATCGACGCCTTCGCCACGGGCGAGGACTTCGAGACCTTCCTGACGGAGCAGGACGAGCGCGTCGAGTCGACGCTGAAGGAGCTGGGGCTGTCATGA
- a CDS encoding response regulator, whose translation MTSVLVVDDDFMVARLHARFVELADGFEVVGVAANGQEALRLAADLDPDLVLLDVHLPDLGGLEVLARLREEGSRAGVVMVTAEREADTVRAALAGGAMQYVVKPFEQQDLVERLHRVRGALRALGDGETDQEAIDRAFGAARASSGAAALPKGLSRETARLVEGLLDGSDDLSATDAAERLGLARVTARRYLEHFVGTGQAQVRLRYGGAGRPERRYRRA comes from the coding sequence GTGACGTCGGTCCTCGTCGTCGACGACGACTTCATGGTGGCCCGTCTGCACGCCCGGTTCGTGGAGCTGGCGGACGGGTTCGAGGTGGTGGGCGTCGCCGCCAACGGCCAGGAGGCGTTGCGGCTCGCCGCGGACCTGGACCCCGACCTGGTGCTGCTCGACGTCCACCTCCCCGACCTGGGCGGACTCGAGGTGCTGGCGCGGCTGCGCGAGGAGGGCAGTCGCGCCGGGGTCGTCATGGTGACGGCCGAGCGGGAGGCCGACACGGTGCGGGCCGCACTCGCCGGCGGTGCCATGCAGTACGTGGTCAAGCCGTTCGAGCAGCAGGACCTCGTGGAGCGCCTGCACCGCGTGCGAGGCGCACTGCGCGCTCTCGGCGACGGGGAGACCGACCAGGAGGCGATCGATCGGGCCTTCGGCGCGGCGCGCGCCTCCTCGGGCGCGGCCGCGCTGCCCAAGGGGCTGAGCCGCGAGACGGCCCGACTCGTGGAGGGGCTGCTCGACGGGAGCGACGACCTGTCCGCGACCGACGCGGCCGAGCGGCTGGGGCTCGCCCGCGTCACCGCCCGTCGCTACCTCGAGCACTTCGTCGGCACGGGCCAGGCGCAGGTCAGGTTGCGCTACGGCGGTGCGGGTCGGCCGGAACGCCGCTACCGGCGGGCCTGA
- a CDS encoding ATP-binding protein: MAGQFLVLQLAVVALVLVIVGVLSFQQATRSFEDDRGARLRSAAEYLANVAVVRDRVGSTDAARELAPAVDRAVSLSGADVASVVDRRGKVVASTRPALVGTTAALGDSRVLEGRGWTGSVTTDRARVLTGHAPVLDDEGTFAGAVLVEQTYPSSWQRASNAAPDLALFLGVGAGLGILGSWAVSRIVRRRTRGLGTRDFARLADHRQALLHSIREGVLGLDPAGRVTMVNDAALELLGLHDASLGRSVGDLGLEPHLAQLLVDPADASDLVVVTGQRVLVLNRRRAATRDEGVGSVVTMRDRTELVAVQQQLGSNLSITDALRAQTHEFANQLHTISGLLELDEPDEARALVTRIVGVRADRESDVADHVEDPATAALLIAKSSQADEAGVLLEIAPDCEVPPLPPDLSADTTTILGNLVDNAIDACRGRTQARVRLDARADDTALVIEVEDSGDGVPRDLRETVFVRGFSTKPEVLGGRGIGLALVRLLCERRGGSVTIDEARPSLFRVVLPWESS; this comes from the coding sequence TTGGCCGGTCAGTTCCTCGTCCTCCAGCTCGCCGTCGTCGCGCTCGTGCTGGTGATCGTCGGCGTGCTCTCCTTCCAGCAGGCCACCCGGTCCTTCGAGGACGACCGCGGGGCGCGGCTGCGGTCCGCCGCCGAGTACCTCGCCAACGTGGCGGTCGTGCGGGACCGGGTCGGGTCGACCGACGCGGCGCGCGAGCTCGCTCCGGCGGTCGACCGGGCGGTCTCGCTCTCCGGTGCCGACGTGGCCTCCGTGGTCGACCGGCGGGGGAAGGTGGTGGCGTCCACGCGACCGGCTCTCGTCGGGACGACCGCCGCGCTCGGCGACAGCAGGGTCCTCGAGGGACGCGGCTGGACCGGGTCGGTGACGACCGACCGTGCCCGCGTGCTGACCGGGCACGCACCCGTCCTCGACGACGAGGGGACCTTCGCCGGAGCCGTGCTGGTCGAGCAGACGTACCCCTCCTCCTGGCAACGGGCCAGCAACGCGGCACCGGACCTCGCGCTGTTCCTCGGCGTGGGCGCCGGCCTCGGCATCCTGGGGTCCTGGGCCGTCTCCCGCATCGTCCGTCGCCGCACGCGCGGACTCGGGACCCGCGACTTCGCGAGGCTCGCCGACCACCGCCAGGCCCTGCTGCACAGCATCCGCGAGGGTGTCCTCGGTCTCGACCCGGCCGGCCGGGTGACCATGGTCAACGACGCGGCCCTGGAGCTGCTCGGGCTGCACGATGCCTCCCTCGGCCGCTCGGTGGGCGACCTCGGGCTCGAGCCGCACCTCGCGCAGCTGCTCGTCGATCCCGCCGACGCCAGCGACCTCGTGGTGGTCACCGGCCAACGCGTCCTGGTGCTGAACCGACGTCGCGCGGCGACCCGTGACGAGGGGGTCGGCAGCGTCGTGACGATGCGCGACCGCACCGAGCTCGTGGCGGTGCAGCAGCAGCTGGGTTCCAACCTGTCGATCACGGACGCTCTGCGCGCCCAGACGCACGAGTTCGCGAACCAGCTGCACACGATCTCCGGACTGCTGGAGCTGGACGAGCCGGACGAGGCGCGGGCCCTGGTGACCCGCATCGTCGGCGTCCGCGCCGACCGCGAGAGCGACGTCGCCGACCACGTCGAGGACCCGGCGACGGCCGCGTTGCTCATCGCCAAGAGCAGCCAGGCCGACGAGGCGGGCGTGCTGCTCGAGATCGCGCCGGACTGCGAGGTCCCGCCGCTGCCTCCCGACCTCTCGGCCGACACGACGACGATCCTGGGCAACCTGGTCGACAACGCCATCGACGCCTGCCGGGGCCGGACCCAGGCCCGCGTCCGGCTCGACGCACGCGCGGACGACACCGCGCTCGTGATCGAGGTCGAGGACTCCGGCGACGGGGTCCCCCGCGACCTGCGCGAGACCGTGTTCGTCCGAGGGTTCTCGACGAAGCCGGAGGTCCTCGGCGGCCGCGGGATCGGCCTCGCGCTGGTGCGTCTGCTGTGCGAGCGACGGGGCGGGTCGGTGACCATCGACGAGGCGCGGCCTAGCCTGTTCCGCGTGGTGCTGCCCTGGGAGTCCTCGTGA
- a CDS encoding tripartite tricarboxylate transporter TctB family protein — MTTTHETATGPDGPRLVDRAQYGLAAFLAVVGVVVVVDATGLRPGFADQPVQPSLFPYVVGTALVVLAVALAVATSRGSVAEPEGGEDIDLTEPSDWVTVAKLAGVFLANILLIGVLGWAITGAMLFAGCAWALGSRTLLKDVAIGAALSLLTWYGFYVGLGLPIPAGVLDGVL; from the coding sequence ATGACCACCACCCATGAGACGGCGACGGGCCCCGACGGTCCCCGGCTCGTCGACCGTGCCCAGTACGGGCTGGCGGCCTTCCTCGCCGTCGTCGGTGTCGTCGTCGTGGTCGACGCCACGGGCCTGCGACCCGGCTTCGCCGACCAGCCGGTGCAGCCGTCGCTGTTCCCCTACGTGGTCGGCACGGCCCTGGTCGTGCTGGCCGTCGCCCTGGCCGTGGCCACCAGTCGTGGCTCCGTCGCCGAGCCGGAGGGCGGTGAGGACATCGACCTCACCGAGCCCAGCGACTGGGTGACCGTTGCCAAGCTCGCCGGCGTCTTCCTCGCCAACATCCTGCTGATCGGCGTGCTCGGCTGGGCCATCACCGGCGCCATGCTGTTCGCCGGCTGCGCCTGGGCGCTCGGCAGTCGCACGCTCCTCAAGGACGTCGCGATCGGAGCCGCCCTGTCGCTGCTCACCTGGTACGGCTTCTACGTGGGCCTCGGTCTGCCGATCCCGGCCGGTGTCCTGGACGGGGTGCTCTGA